TTTATGCTTTCGACATTCAACAAGTGGCACTGAAACAGGCGGCGGAATTGCTGCACCAGTCCGGTTTTTCAAACTGTGAATTGATTTGCTCCGATCATAGTCAGCTCAAAAACCTGATTCCTGAAGATGCCCAGGGACGCATTGGTGCGATCATGTTCAACCTGGGATATCTGCCCGGCGGAGACCATAGTCAAATCACACAAACGGATTCGACTCTGGCCGCGATCGAAGCGGCGCTGTTATTATTACGAGCTGGTGGCATCCTGACCGTAATGGCATATCCCGGTCATGAAGGAGGTGATTCAGAAATGACGGTGGTCGCGGAACGTTTCCGCCTGTTGGATGAGAGTCATTTTAAAACCGAGGTCATACTGGCGCGTTCGGAATCAACGAGCGCACCACGACTTTTTGTGGCACGAAAGCGGGAGTGCTAACAGCGTCAGGCTATTCTTCTTCAGATGAATCGTCTGCGGATTCGGATGACTCGCGAATCTCTTCAATGATCTGGCGGGCACGGTCCACATCGTTTGACATGACATCAACTTTGACTTCAAAGACCCCGGTGTAACCTGCCTGAAGTTCATTTTCGAGCATGCAGCGTATCCCTTCCCCTTCCAGCGTCATTTTAATAAATTCCGCTTCCATGACGTTTGTGGTAGAATACACAGTTTCGAGGCTTTCGCTCATCGCTAATTTTCCTTAAGACAAACCGTCCATGTTATCTGATTCGATACATGGAGCGCTCAACAGTCAGTCAGTTATTTGTTTTGCATCTGATCAAGCTAACTGGAAACGCAATTTACTTCAATACTGTTTTCCACACTTGAGGTCAGATCCCTGACAAAGAGACAGAGTCTCATTTGATGCTTGTAATCTAATATAGCTCGGCGATACTCTGAAAGACGGCGCCATTCCGAATTTTCCCGGAGAATAAAGGGACGTTATGAAATTTCACTCCTCATCCGTTACAATCAGGGCAAAACGTGTGCTGCTGATGCTTGTCTTGCCCCTGATCCTTGCCCCCGGTTCGTTATCGGCTGAGGATTCCCCCCGCAAGCCGGTCGTCCTGACAGAGCGTGCACGGAAGTTGCATCAACAATGCCTGGTGATTGACGGGCACAATGATCTTCCCTGGACCATGCGTCAAAAAGCGGCTTCTTCATTCAAACAGGCCGACATCTCAAAGCCTCAGCCAAAGTTTCATACGGACATTCCGCGACTCAAACAAGGAAATGTTGGTGCCCAGTTCTGGTCTGCCTATGTTCCCTCTGAAACCCGACTCGAACGGCGTGCCGCCCATGAGACGCTGGAGCAGATTGATCTGATTCACCGGATGATCAAACGCTATCCTGAAACCTTCGAAATGGCATCGACGGCCGATGATATTGAACGAATTCACAAGTCGGGAAAAATTGCCTCGATGATCGGCGTGGAAGGCGGGCATTCGATTGAAAATTCGTTGTCTCTGCTGCGAGTGTTTTACGGACTCGGCGTCCGCTACATGACGTTGACGCATTCGGACTCACTCGACTGGGCCGATTCAGCCACCGATGATGCCAAAAACAAAGGACTCTCTCCATTCGGTGAAGAAGTTGTGCTGACGATGAACCGACTGGGAATGCTGGTTGACATTTCACACGTTTCTCCGGAAACAATGGAAGACGTTTTGCGTGTAAGCAAAGCCCCCATCATCGCCTCACATTCTTCTGCCCGCGCGATCGCCGATCATGCCCGGAATGTTCCCGATGAGATTCTCAAGAAAATGAAACAGAACGGCGGTGTGGTGATGGTGAATTACTTCTCTGGTTTCGTGGTTCCCGAATCGGCCCGGCAGATGACGGAAATGTTCAATGTCCGCCGCGAGCTGAAACAGAAATATCCGAACGAAACGGAATTCAACCGGGAATACAATCGCTGGAAAAGCAGCCACAAAATGAAACCGGGCACGATCCACGACGTCGTCGATCACATTGATCACATCGCCAAAGTCGCGGGCGTGGAACACGTGGGCATCGGCTCTGACTTTGATGGCGTCTCAACCCTGCCCCAACAACTGGAAGATGTCTCCACCTACCCGCTGATCACCCAGGCGTTACTAGATCGGGGATACACGGATCAGCAGATCAAGCAGATTATGGGACAGAATCTGATGCGTGTGTTGCGCCAGGCAGAACAGGTTTCGAAAACACTGCAACAGCAGCCGGAGGAATAACAGGAAGTACTGCTCAATTTTCATCTGAGTGCCGGCGCGACGGTTTTGTAAAATACACGCGTGAAAGAAATCAGCGCGTGCGCAAACCAAAACCGTTCTCGATTGAGGTATTCCGATGAGACGACAGAAAC
This window of the Gimesia fumaroli genome carries:
- a CDS encoding class I SAM-dependent methyltransferase, coding for MTRLTDRAHQLIAAELQAGETAVDATAGNGHDTLFLCQRVGPAGQVYAFDIQQVALKQAAELLHQSGFSNCELICSDHSQLKNLIPEDAQGRIGAIMFNLGYLPGGDHSQITQTDSTLAAIEAALLLLRAGGILTVMAYPGHEGGDSEMTVVAERFRLLDESHFKTEVILARSESTSAPRLFVARKREC
- a CDS encoding putative signal transducing protein; the encoded protein is MSESLETVYSTTNVMEAEFIKMTLEGEGIRCMLENELQAGYTGVFEVKVDVMSNDVDRARQIIEEIRESSESADDSSEEE
- a CDS encoding dipeptidase, which encodes MLVLPLILAPGSLSAEDSPRKPVVLTERARKLHQQCLVIDGHNDLPWTMRQKAASSFKQADISKPQPKFHTDIPRLKQGNVGAQFWSAYVPSETRLERRAAHETLEQIDLIHRMIKRYPETFEMASTADDIERIHKSGKIASMIGVEGGHSIENSLSLLRVFYGLGVRYMTLTHSDSLDWADSATDDAKNKGLSPFGEEVVLTMNRLGMLVDISHVSPETMEDVLRVSKAPIIASHSSARAIADHARNVPDEILKKMKQNGGVVMVNYFSGFVVPESARQMTEMFNVRRELKQKYPNETEFNREYNRWKSSHKMKPGTIHDVVDHIDHIAKVAGVEHVGIGSDFDGVSTLPQQLEDVSTYPLITQALLDRGYTDQQIKQIMGQNLMRVLRQAEQVSKTLQQQPEE